The genomic interval ACTTTCTCCTTGTCGGGTGTGCTGTTCTCCGTTTCACTCAACCTGTGCTGCTCTGGCCAGCTGCGAAGCTTTGTGATAAAAGTCGCTTTACCCCTCATTCCGAATTGTTATCCTGACTTCATAGAAAGATAAAAAGGAGTGAGAAAATGGTTGAACTGGACATAAGACAGGTAACGCCGTTTGAGAGGCACGGGTTGATAATGAAAACATGGGATAACCTGAAAGCGGGCGAAATTCTGCAAATTACCAACGACCATGACCCCAAACCTCTGCATTACCAGTTCGACGCCGAGTATAAGGGGCAGTTCGAGTGGAAGTACGAGCAGAGCGGCCCTAAGGATTGGGTCGTTACCATCAAGCGGGTATAGGCGGGAAGGTGTCCGATGAATAGTAAGGTGAGCGCAGTCCAGCCGTTAATAGACGAACACCGGCAGGTGCTGGTGAAACTCGACGCCCTGGAAGCTATTTTTAAGAACCTCGAGCGCAAAGAGGAAAATGCCGCCGGATTAAAAGAGCTCATGGCCTTTTTCGAGAAGGCTTTCTGGGTGCACTTCGATAAAGAAGAGCAGGCGCTTTTCCCGGAGTTCGATAGTTTTATGCCGCACGGCGCCGGGCCGCTGGCGGTGATGATTGAAGAGCATGGTGTTCTCAGGGATACCAACGAGGTTTTACAGGAGGCGGTGGCCCGCTACCTCGGGGACGGGGATAACGCGCCGACCAGAAGGACCATCGAGGAAAGCGGCATGCATTTCATCGAGTTTTTAAGGGGGCATATTTTCAAGGAAGACAGGATGTTCCCGCAACTGGCGGACATGCACCTGGGAGAGAGTCAGAATGCCAGGGTTCTGGCGCTTTTTGCGAAGATGGAGCAATCGTCAGAATAAGTCGCCATGAGTTGTATACAGTTCAAAAAGTAAATTTGTTTGTCCTCCGGACTAGCGCGGTGTTTCCTCTCCCCTCCGTGGGAGAGGATTGAAGGTGAGGGGGTATTCACGAACTCTTACCTCACTGTTATCTCTCCTGCAAGGGGCGAGGTGATTTAAAAAGGGCGACCGGCCGGTCGCCCCTACGCCAACCATCTTGTACTGGGCACAGCATGCTGTGCCCCTACCTCGGCAAACATGACAAACACCCCTTGACCTCCCCCTCTCCCCATGTGCTATCCTGTTTCTCTATCTTCTGGTATCTTTTGCGCCGCCTTTAACAACCCGCCCTCCCGACGAATACGATTCAGGCACAGGCGCCCAATTCGAATATGTCCATAACGGACCAAACGAAGCCCTTTTGGCAAAACGACTCCGTGCCTGCGCCGCGCCTGAACAACCTTGTTCGTCCCCTTGAAGAAGACCCCCAAAAAACGAAAACGAATCGGTGGGTATTGTAGCGGCAACCGGCCGGTTGCCACCACGACAGAAGAGAGAAGAAAGGTTGTCCCCTCACCCCTCCAGATGCTTCAGCCATCCTTTATGGCTTCCAGCATGACAACCCGGCCTCCATGACACCCCCGCCCTTGTGATGTTATAATGTTCTCCATTCTCGTTTGAGGTGAATTCCGATAGAAGTCATTCCGGCCATAGACCTGCGCGGCGGCAAGTGCGTGCGCCTTTACCAGGGCGATTTCAACATGGAGACGGTCTTCTCCGACGACCCGCTGGACATGGCGCTTCAGTGGCAGTCGCTGGGCGCCACGCGCCTGCACATCGTTGACCTGGACGGGGCCGCCACCGGCGAGCCGGGCAATCTGGACATTATCTCCCGCATCGCCTCGACCGTCTTCGTCCCCATAGAGGTGGGCGGAGGCATCCGCACCGTCGCCACCATGGAAAAGCTGCTCAAGATAGGCGCCGACCGCATGGTGCTGGGTACCTCGGCGGTGAAGCACCCCGAGATGATACAGGAGGCCTGCCGCAAATTCTGCCAGGCCATCGTCGTCTCCATAGACGCGAGGGGCGGTTTCGTGGCTACCCACGGCTGGCAGCAGGCGACGGAACTATCCGTGGCGAGCTTCGCCCGCTCCATGGTGGACCTGGGCGTAAGGCGTTTTGTCTATACCGACATCGGGCGCGACGGCACGCTCACCGAGCCCAACTTCTCCGGCCTGTTCGAGCTGATAGACACCACCAAGTTCCCGGTCATTGCCTCCGGGGGCATCTCTTCCATTCTGCACCTCAAGCTGCTCAAGAAGCTGGGGGCGGAGGGGGCCATCATCGGGCGGGCGCTCTACACCGGGGCCATCAACCTGACGCAGGCGCTGGCCGCGGTAGAATCCTGAGCGTCGTTGCGAGTCCGCCGCAGGCGGGCGAAGCAATCTCATGGCATTGTCAGACAGAGTCTGTTAGGAAGTGAAGAATCCCTCTCTCATCTCCCTTTTCCGAAGGGAGATGGCTCCACCTCTCGCAGAGGAGTAAAGATGTAATTTGTTTCCTCTCCCTTGAGGGGAGAGGATTAAAAGCCTGCACTGAGCGAAGCGAATGTGTGAGGGTGAGATTCAGGCTAAAACTCTACCCCTCACTCTTATCTCTCCCCCAAGGGGAGAGAGGAGGGTCTGGATGCTTAACATAAAATGGGATGAAAAGGGGCTGGTGCCCGCTATTATACAGGACGCCGAATTCAATGACGTCCTGATGCTGGGATACATGAACGCCGAGGCACTTAAGCTGACGCTGGAGAGTGGGCATGCCTGGTTCTGGAGCCGCAGCCGCCAGGAGCTATGGCACAAGGGCGCAACGAGCGGCAACTACCTTGAGGTGGTCGAGGTGCGGTACGACTGCGATATCGACGCCATACTCGTAAAGGCCAAACCCAGAGGCCCCACCTGCCACACCGGCGAGCGTAGCTGCTTTTATCGCCGCCTTATGATAGAGGATCTGGCGGAGTAGAGTAATCCTGTCGTTCTGAGGAGTCCGCCGAGGCGGACGACGTGAGAACCACGAGGCGGGGGGGCTTCCCCTCCCTGAGATTCTTCGCTCGCTATGCTCTCTCAGAATGACAGACTGACTAGGTCAGAGGGTCTTCCGGAGCAGGCGACGGCACAGGCTCGGCGGGGATAACCCCGTCAGCTATCAGCACTTCTTTGAGGGCGGCGATGGCTACCTCCACCATTTTGTCGTCCGGTTGTTTCGTGGTGAGGCTCTGCAGCCACAAGCCGGGCGCCACCAGCCATTTTATAAAGATGTTATCCATGTGACGCGCGCCGTACTGCGTTACCTCGTAGGCGATGGCGGCGATGACGGGTAAAAGCAGGATGCGCGAGGCTATCAGCCACCACCATGTCTGCTTGCCCACCAGGCTGAATACCAGAATGGCGATGAGCATCACCGCCAGCAGGAAGGCCGTGCCGCAGCGGGCATGGGCGGTGGTATATTTCTGCACGTTTTCGGGTGTCAGTTCGACGCCCGCCTCGTAAGCGTGGATGGTCTTGTGCTCCGCGCCGTGATATGAGAAAACGCGCCGGATGTCCGGCATAAAACCCACGCCCCACAGGTAAGCCAGGAAAATGGCCAGGCGGATGACCCCCTCCAACAGGTTGAAGGGAAGGCTGCCCTGCATGCCCGGCATGAGCCACTTGGACAGGAACAGCGGCAGGATGGAAAACAGCCCGATGGAGAATGCCAGCGAAGCCAGCATCACCAGCCAGAGGGTGGCCCCGCCGAGCTTGGTGCTTTCCTTTTTAACCTCGCCGGGTTTGGGTTCGTCTGTATCTTCGAGCGCGACATTGGTGGAGAAGATGAGCGACTGCGTGCCCAGTATCATCGCCTCCAGCAAGGCGATGACGCCGCGCGTAAAGGGTACCCGGCGCCAGCGCCCGGTGTAGATGGAGTGTAAAGGGTGGACGTCTTTAGCCAGCGTGCCGTTGGGACGTCTGACCACCGTGGCGATGGTCTTGGCCCCGCGCATCATGACCCCTTCCATCACCGCCTGGCCGCCGTATCTGAATTTCTCCGCCATAGCGTTTCTCTCCAAACAAAAAGGAGCGGACACAAGCCCGCTCCTTTTACCGTCTAATCCAGAACCCGCCCTACTTGGCTTCTTTGGCGTAGCGTTGCTTGAAGCGCTCTACGCGGCCGGCGGTGTCAACCATGCGCTTGCTGCCGGTGTAGAAGGGGTGGCAGGCGCTGCAAAGCTCGACCTTGAGCGTCTTGCGCGTTGAACCGGTGGTGAAGGTGGCCCCACAGGAGCAGGTGACCTGCGCGTCAGCGAAATATTTGGGATGAATCTTTTCTTTCATATGCTAGCTCTCAGCGTAAACGCTGACCTTTCTGCGGTTCTTGCCGGCGGGCTCGAACTTGACCGCGCCGTCGATGGTGGCGAAGATGGTGTGGTCGCGCCCGATGCCGACGTTATTGCCGGCCTTGACGTGCGTGCCCATCTGGCGCACCAGTATGGTGCCGGAAGTGACGTTCTCGCCGCCGAAGCGCTTGATGCCCAGCATCTTGGGCTTGCTGTCGCGGCCGTTGCGGGATGAGCCCGCGCCTTTCTTATGAGCCATTTACTTTTCCTCTT from Dehalococcoidia bacterium carries:
- a CDS encoding 50S ribosomal protein L27, whose product is MAHKKGAGSSRNGRDSKPKMLGIKRFGGENVTSGTILVRQMGTHVKAGNNVGIGRDHTIFATIDGAVKFEPAGKNRRKVSVYAES
- the hisI gene encoding phosphoribosyl-AMP cyclohydrolase, giving the protein MLNIKWDEKGLVPAIIQDAEFNDVLMLGYMNAEALKLTLESGHAWFWSRSRQELWHKGATSGNYLEVVEVRYDCDIDAILVKAKPRGPTCHTGERSCFYRRLMIEDLAE
- a CDS encoding DUF1385 domain-containing protein, giving the protein MAEKFRYGGQAVMEGVMMRGAKTIATVVRRPNGTLAKDVHPLHSIYTGRWRRVPFTRGVIALLEAMILGTQSLIFSTNVALEDTDEPKPGEVKKESTKLGGATLWLVMLASLAFSIGLFSILPLFLSKWLMPGMQGSLPFNLLEGVIRLAIFLAYLWGVGFMPDIRRVFSYHGAEHKTIHAYEAGVELTPENVQKYTTAHARCGTAFLLAVMLIAILVFSLVGKQTWWWLIASRILLLPVIAAIAYEVTQYGARHMDNIFIKWLVAPGLWLQSLTTKQPDDKMVEVAIAALKEVLIADGVIPAEPVPSPAPEDPLT
- a CDS encoding 50S ribosomal protein L31, which codes for MKEKIHPKYFADAQVTCSCGATFTTGSTRKTLKVELCSACHPFYTGSKRMVDTAGRVERFKQRYAKEAK
- a CDS encoding DUF2249 domain-containing protein; the protein is MVELDIRQVTPFERHGLIMKTWDNLKAGEILQITNDHDPKPLHYQFDAEYKGQFEWKYEQSGPKDWVVTIKRV
- the hisA gene encoding 1-(5-phosphoribosyl)-5-[(5-phosphoribosylamino)methylideneamino]imidazole-4-carboxamide isomerase; amino-acid sequence: MEVIPAIDLRGGKCVRLYQGDFNMETVFSDDPLDMALQWQSLGATRLHIVDLDGAATGEPGNLDIISRIASTVFVPIEVGGGIRTVATMEKLLKIGADRMVLGTSAVKHPEMIQEACRKFCQAIVVSIDARGGFVATHGWQQATELSVASFARSMVDLGVRRFVYTDIGRDGTLTEPNFSGLFELIDTTKFPVIASGGISSILHLKLLKKLGAEGAIIGRALYTGAINLTQALAAVES